Within Ipomoea triloba cultivar NCNSP0323 chromosome 9, ASM357664v1, the genomic segment GACGGCGAGAAATGGAGACAGCTCCGACACAGCTTCTGCCACGACGTCGCCGGTGGTGAATGCGTAGCTGATGACGTGTCGCAGACATAGCACTACGATGGCTTCCACCACCGCAATCGCGAAAGAGACAACGGTAACCACCAACACTGAAAATGCAGCTGACTTGGGATTCCCAGCTCCCAGCTCATTCCCCACCCTCACACTGATccataaatttattaataagcGATCCATCCCAGTTTTCATTGCAATCATTACATTATAGATcagacaaatatatatatacccacctAGCAGCCGCATTGAATCCGATTGAAACCATGAATACCAGTCCATTTACTGACATGCTACCATAAACACAAACTAAACATGTGTCAGTCTAATTTATTCATAGCTTAGCTGTTCATATATGAATAGTTCAAATTAAGTCAACTGTCTAATCAACTTAACTTTTTACCTACTATACAGACTGCcataaacacaaattaaacaagTATCAATCTAATTTGTTTATAGTTGAGCAGTTCATATATTTGACCGTTCAAATTAAGTCAACTGTCTAATCAATTGATTATTCCCACTTACCATACAGAGAGCGAATCCAACGTGAGCTCAGGGTTCTTAAGCAACCCGGCGATGAGAACAAGAACCTGAAAATACCATGTTTCCAGGCAAAGCATAACGGCGGAGGCCGCCGACAGTTTCACAAACTCCCACAGTCCGGCGAACGCCTCCGGCCGGAATCCGGTCCACGTGGCCTTACACTTATCACTCTTCAAAATATACACAAACTGACCCCCCACAATGACCCACCAAGAAAAGCTGAGCACCAGTGACGCGCCTATCAACCCCAACCCAACCTCGTACACGAAAACCCAACTCAGTAACAAGTGCAAGAACAGCGTTCCTAAAGAGATGAGCGCGCTGGGAGCTACTATGCTCTGAGCCTGCAAGAATTTCTGTATGGGGAAGTTGACGGCGTAGGCGAATATCTGAGGGATTAGGCCGTACACGAACAGGGCGGCGTAATACGCCACCGTTTTGGGCTCCCCCAGTGCCAGTAAGAGCTGCCTGGAGAACAAGTAGACCACCATTAATGGAATCCCTGTTATGGTGAGCACCACAGTCGCTCTCTGTAAGTACACCCCCAACATATCGTATCTCTGTGCTCCAAACGCTTGCCCGCACAGTGTCTCCACCGCGCTTCCCATTCCCAACTGcaaattaaattcaatttccaaatcaccacaaaaaaaaaacctaatatCAACTATAGCTGAAGGTCAACATTGCTTCTGCTTCTGCTACTAGGAAGTTAGGTTTCTggtagattattattattcagtatggttatattatatttatatctaacatagGTTACCAAGAGGCCATAAGCGAATAACTGGATGCCCTGGTTGCCGAGAGAGGCGGCGGCGAGCTGGAGATTTCCAAGCTGGCCGGAGAAAATGCGAGTGGACAAGGACATGGAGTTGTTGATCAAGTAAACCATGACGGCCGGACCGGCTAGGCGGAACAAGAGGCGGAGTTCGATCCACGAAGCCGATTTTAGGCGCTGGAAGTACGGCAACTGCGTGTCTGATAGCACCTTCTCCAGCTCTGAGCTACCTCCATGGCCGGCCATGAAAGACGGCGTGGCTTGCTTGGACTCTAAAGTCGGGTGATCGGTTTGATTAAGAGTATCATCAGCTCGTGAACCCATGTCTGATCTTTTTTGCCGAAAGTGTTCTTCCTTTTACTATAGCCAAGTTTGTAGGTGTGATATGAATAATATGAtgcccacatatatatatatatatacccctcACCTGTTACTTCACGTGCTATATACTCGTATGAATATATGCCCAAATTCTCATACTCATACATCATAATTTTAGCTATGCTAAAACTTAAAATTCCAATCTCGAGAGCTCTTTACTATCAATCTCACAGGTAAAGCTTAGTTAGTgcataataaatgaaataaattgcAGAATGTGTTTCAACAGGtgtcaaaatcaaattaaatagtaCACTTTTTACATTAGTAATTCTAGCAAGAGATATGCCTTGAGTAAACCACGTATCTATATATAAGTGAGCAATTCACACCGGAATGTTACAAGGTATTTATAGTTTTACTAGTGCGTTAttatagaataaataaatagttacATATTTACTATACAATAAAGACTAATTGTAGTAAAGATCATTACAATTACTAATTTTGATTATAACATTTGAACCAAACGGTTATGAGTTGTTTTCAATTCTTCTGATAATTAACACATCACGAATGATTTGtataataaagttaaaatttgttaatactaataataataaaatgatgaGCTGAGGCACTGAATTAGTTAGAAAAGATGGAAATTATGCGGAATTGGGTAAAGATTGAAATGAGTGGGATATGTTGTGAAAATAGAAAAATTCATATTTGGGTTTTTGTACGGTTCTTATTCAATAATGTTACGTAACTGAATTAGATTCTGTGGATTCAATTTTCTGATTCGTCTCTATGCATTTCAAAACGTTTGTCCAAATATGCATGCTCAGCTCAGTTGGTCGCAAAGACGAAATTTAAGAAGAAATATCATACATCGAGTCTCATCGGCGATAGCGTGAGAGTAACCTTTTAAAGTGATGGAGCTCCGTGTTCAACTGAGTTATCATAATTTATATCGGTTCAAGGTGTATAGTAGTAGGATATAATGATGGACATATTTTCGGTGTATAGTAGTAGGATATAATGATGGACATATTTTTCGTTCCctaaaggttgaatccccaactctAAGAGCCCCACAGCTCTTTTCATAGGACGTGTACCCGAAATATTATGCAAGCATAACCAAACTCTCATCCAAATAAAGGTGTTTGCATAAAGTGTAAGCAAAAATAGTTGCAAATAAAGGTAAAAGACAAGGGAAATCCAGTAAGGATATTGTATTCCCCTCTTAAGTAAAATCAAGGAATTGAATGCCCAAAGTAAGTTTAACTTTGAATTCGATTCTCGACGACTTACCCAATAGGTATATATACGGCAAAATTGTGCGCGACATCatttttggaccgtggtctacATAGTTGTGTAGAtcacggtccacacaataactgttgtatatatattgtttattgTATCCTTGTCAACATTCTTTTGATCAAGCCCATTGCACAAAATATTTCTAATACAATTTATCTTTTACATATCTTAAATATTACTCCTCCTCTCATTTTACATATCTTACTTTCCTCCTTTATCTGTCACAAAATAATGTCCAgtttactaaaataaaaattaccccGTACTATCTTTCTATTTTTCCTAAACTATCcttgaatttcaaatttttactccaatataatataattttcgattATCTAAATAAATGAGCATGTCACATcacttttataaattaaatacaccTCATAATTCAAAACATATAAACGCTATATAATTCTTTCTGTACTAGTTAGCATTatatgattttgttttgtttaattaataccCCGTAACTATTTGCCCATTTTCCTATATCTACCTAAATTTCTAGCATCGTAcatatcatttaccattttccaTTAATGCCCTTCCCAAATGTACCAACACCCTACACACAATTATCAATCATTCTGCTAtgcatcattttctcatcataaACGCCAATTGTGGATGGATTTGATGTGTTTGTCGCATTTGCAATAACAATCAATCGACAAAATATCAAAAACTTTGGTATGGATTATATTGTTCGTCTTTTGTtaattaacaactaattttatttttaaaaaaaaaacaactaaattttataaaaagtgTGATCacgatttatataattatttaattcttttttcctttcttgttgtattaaaaaaaatctgaagAAACTCTTTAATTCCCTCACTGTGGTTTTAGTTGATGACACCAGTACAAACGTACATAGTAGACATTTAATTTAAAGAATGCAAGTAGAGGACGTCTGATCTTTTGACTGATGAAAAAGGAatcaaaaatatgaaaaagaagAGAGATAAAGATAAAGGAGGGAGAAATTGGTGTTGATGACGAAAGAAAGATGACTGGTGAATAGAGAGATGGGATGTTATGTAGTTGAAtgattaaggttttttttttttttttttttttatagtgatTAGGGAAACTTGTACGGGTCTGTATCGAATAAATCCCGCTTTTTTAATCATAATCAATAAAGAATCATAAAGAGATAAACTAGCATATGTTGTCTATAGTTATTCCGAGATCATCAATGACATAGCTTATTGCTTTGATTGACTACAATTAAGAATTTAACTCATCCTCTCTTTACATGCTGTATCAAGCTGCATCACCGgcatacaatttttaatttaatttttttatgcttGCAATCACAAAATGAAGTACTCATCTACATTGAACTCAAGGCCTAACATAATAACTTAGACATGAGTTGAGCTTTCCTTCACTCGCAACTAAATAATTAGGCTTTCCATATCTCTTTAATCATTTTGTATTTAACAACCTTGGAAAATCCTTAAACTAGGACTCCATATTGTAGTTAATATCGTACTAAATAATCATCACAATATATAGTaaagctcaagtggcaagtgagctctcttggTGGGGAGGAATTTCAGGATAATCTGAGTTCAATTTCcataagtgacgattccccctgggctaGCTTCCGTGCCTCTCGGCAGCGCTgtcccaatatatatatatatatataattgtttaaaaattatgccaaaaaataatacatctaATATTTCACTTAAAAACTATCATACATTGGTCATGCTTAGATGCAAAATCATACgccaaacttttgatatcaaattATGTATTACCGTAATTAATTGATGTTTTGCAAGTTTATTGTTTGAGACTTAAAGAGTTGAAGAGATGctaaaatcaaaattggaaacttgtttgaaaatcaaaattatcaaaaaattgcccTTACATATACTAAggttatgaattttttcaatttatctCTATGCCACCCTTCCATAATCATGCCCAAATTGACCTACCTAATTCTAATCACATTCAAATTGCCCTACCTATTTCTAATCATACTCATTAACAACTTCCATTCTTGTTTATATTCAATACTTTCAAAGTGATTGGACccaatttttataaaatttttacataaaaaatactactatatctaatatacatatattcattttatttttttttacagttgGGGCCCCCtaaattttgggggccctgtgcagtGACACTAGGAAAACATGCCCAGGGCCGGCCCTGCCTCcgggagcgaacgtgggtggacccactgtaaatttatcaaaaaacaaTACATAGTAAAACCTTTTATTTAAAACTAcgtattttaatatttagtcaCCACAACCTTGGCAACAGAACATGATAGAATTGTAATATTCTATCAATGaacttataaaataaaatatttgattgaatATACCGGAACCCACTTTACATGTTCATagtcaataaatatttattcacATAAAAATTCTATAAAGAATAATTTTCAATCACCATTGTAGAATTAATTGACAATTAAGTGAttccttaaaataaaaaattaaacatccTTCATTTTGGAATACAATCCATTTTGGAGAATAATTGTATACTGATAAATCTCATCCATTTAGAAATATCTCTTCACTTTGGAGAAGaaactgttttttattttaagctttAACTTTTCATGTTTCTTCTAAACCGAAACCGAAGAAACATACCAAATTAAATCATAATCCatgatttaaatttgaaattattctaTATTAGTCAATTTTCATACTTGATAAACTATCTAGTAAACTTTTTGACTTGTCAGTATTTTAACACATTCTCAATATGAAAATTTTTGTGTTAAAAGACATTCATAAGTTTTATGAATTTCGTTATGCATATCTCATGCATACAACTTTATGCATGCCTTCATAAGAAATATACCATAATATTTCCAAGGCTTTTTTGCCTTTACTTCATAATCCTACTAGTGTTTCTTCTTTTGATGTTTTAGTCCTGGATATTGCTAATGTTCTTAGTCAATTAACTAATGACATAATGTGCTAGTCACCTTTGTCAAACAATCTCAACGGGGTTGCCCATTGCTTATTAGCAAAGGAATCTCTTCCTAGATCTGACTGTATGGAGTGATTCATCAATCCTCCTTTTCATGTACATCTCTTTTACAGATGGCGATTAATGATACTGGTTTCCTttgtatgtaaaataaaaatgactgTACAACCTGTACTACTACTTTAGTAGTTAGGTGTGTGTGACCATATCGGCATTAACGAAACTATGAATGAGAGAATTCAGTATTTGACAGAGGGTAGACCCATGGAGCAAGTAGTTAGGTGTGTGTGTGACCATATTGGCATTAACTATATGAATGAGGGAATGTAGTTAGGTGTGTCTGACCATATTGGCATTAACTATTAATTAGGGAATATAATTCAGTGTGAGAGTATCTCAGACGGTAGACCCATGGAGCACTAATAAGTCATGTGGAACTATTCCAATCTCACATGACAAGTCCTAATGTCCACACAATTATGTAAAGCATGATCTAAAATCGATGTCATTTCGCGTTTtctgtaatatacatttttataacacataaagtacattattttaacatataatgtACATCATCTTAATTACcccagaaattttattattctaattcataatgtacattgttctaacacataatgtatattattttaatatataatgtacattatcttaccctaaaagttttattattttaacacatgacatacattattctaacaaatatgtacattattttaattcataaaattcagCAACGTCGTTTTCAACCAcagtccacataataatttgcccaagTCGTCAATTACAACCCATGACTTTTTTAGTAAGGTGCATATGTTGCACAATTATATTAAACaagaaaaagtgtaatttatGTTCCCtcacaaatatatcaattatcaatgtcactcctgaattattaataGTGTAAATGttttccctcaattttcaaaacaaaatattcaaCATATTTTATTCAGATAAATGCAGATGCGACTCGAGAGAATTAGctatagaaaattaaaacaaagtTGCATAATAAGCTATGGAATTAGTTGCTAATTGCTACAACAACATCCCATGGTTGGCTGGTGAAGGTGTTACACAAGACTTTATTACCCCCTTCAATTCTTCAAAAGTGGCTCTTTAGTGCTTTCCCACTTGTCCAACCTTGCTCTAGCCTTCTCcacctggaaaaaaaaaaaaaaactttaagtATATGAATGCTCTGTTTGGTAACCTAGTTAACTAATCAGCCAATTTTGTCTTGTTTGATGACTATTAATCATATGACGTAGTCAAataatcaatatgagtgtttgattaagtAACTTTTTATAACaacttattgtttcaaaaccctaaaattcaaaaagttgttcaaattAAAGCAACTTTTTGATAAAATCATTTTGCAAGTAATTAGCTATCAACTAACCCcacctatttaccaaacatctttctacaatcagctaatgctatcaacaaGTCAAATTCACTAATCCAATCGGATAACATATATTTACCGGGTGTTTGTGTTATTTTGTTAGTATTTTGAACCAAACTCAATGGAACTCAAGCAACTTGATTAACAATAATTCAAGTTatgttaaatttgaatataCTAATACTCAACTAGCTAGAGTGTCAAGTCTAATCGACAacaatttttctatttttcaaatatggAAGGTAAGGTCAATTGATCATCGAATTTTTCCAGTTTATTGTGTTACCTACCTCTTTATTCCAATCGGTCCGAAATGTAACCCATAGTAAGATGAAGGTCTGCATTGCTGTGCCTCCTATCATACCAGACCAAATCCCCTGCCACCCAAAACATAACTCATCATTGgtcaacatataatatataaacataaatgtgcaatccaactataagtttagatttttagttgagatggagctcGTGCATCAATTATCTATCATAACACAATTTTGTTTGACCACCAAACTTATATAATCTAATcaagattaattatattataaacaaaatatataaaacctTGGCACCAAGGTCGAACTTGAATCCAAGAAGACACCCTAATGGAATCCCTACGATGTAGTAACACCCAACATTAACATACGCAACAAACGATTGCCATCCACACCCAACAGCAACACCTGCAAAttccccccaaaaaaaacatgttttcaTCAGTTTAGTAAACTCGATCGAAACCATAAAAGTAAATTTGGACCACTCTCACATTCCGCATTGCTCATATgaaataattcaattttctGCCATAGCTCAACCACTCCACTACATGGTTCCGATTTACTTTTTTGTCGATATTTTGTTGGTGCAATGTGACCTAAAAGTGTataataatgagaaaaaaaaattaggggtgACCGGTGACCTGATAAGACCGGTTGGATGCCGTTTAGGATGAGTGTGACAGCGAGATATGGACAGAGCTCTGACACAGCTTCTGCCACGGTGTCGCCGGTGGTGAATGCGTAGCTGATGACGTGTCGCAGACATAGCACTATGATGGCTTCCACCACCGCAATGGCGGCGGAGATAACGGTTACCACCAACACTGAAAATGCAGCTGATTTGGGATTCCCAGCTCCCACCTCATTCCCCACTCTCACactgaaaattaaaattctttattttttttttcaaagaaaagaaatgaaaacaaaatatgtTTACGAAAGTGGTACACTCACCTAGCAGCAGCATTGAATCCGATTGAAACCATGAATAGCAGTGCACTTACTCCCATGctgccacaaaaaaaaaaaaaaaagagaaacatTTTTATTGCATCAATTCAAACATCTATCAACAAACAATTATTGCATGCATGCACTGTTCGTTTGATGAGTTGCTCTCCTTGATATGACATGTCAAGATCATTAAAATTTGTCCTTTGTTGTCCACCTCTTAATTTCAAATTGTTGTACAGAGGTCTGGAAGGTCAAACTCAGCAATTAGTAATTAGGGAATTGTTAGACAAAAGGCCAGCACCTTGCAGCCCAGCTTGAAACTTAAACAACAGtacataagaaaataaaattgtaattttgctGTGAATTATAACTTACCACACAGAGAGTGAATCTAACGCAAGCTCAGGGTTCTTGAGTAACCCAGCGAGGAGAACAAGAACCTGAAAATACCATGTCTCCAGGCAAAGCATGACGGCGGAGGCCGCCGACAGTTTCACAAACTCCCAAAGTCCGGCGAAGGCCTCCGGCCGGAATCCGGTCCACGTGACCTTACACTTATCACTCTTCAAAATATACACAAACTGACCCCCCACAATGACCCACCAAGAAAAGCTGAGCACCAGTGACGCGCCTATCAACCCCAACCCAACCTCGTACACGAAAACCCAACTCAGTAACAAATGCAAGAACAACGTTCCTAAAGAGATGAGCGCGCTGGGAGCTACTATGCTCTGAGCCTGC encodes:
- the LOC116028411 gene encoding protein DETOXIFICATION 40-like: MGSRADDTLNQTDHPTLESKQATPSFMAGHGGSSELEKVLSDTQLPYFQRLKSASWIELRLLFRLAGPAVMVYLINNSMSLSTRIFSGQLGNLQLAAASLGNQGIQLFAYGLLLGMGSAVETLCGQAFGAQRYDMLGVYLQRATVVLTITGIPLMVVYLFSRQLLLALGEPKTVAYYAALFVYGLIPQIFAYAVNFPIQKFLQAQSIVAPSALISLGTLFLHLLLSWVFVYEVGLGLIGASLVLSFSWWVIVGGQFVYILKSDKCKATWTGFRPEAFAGLWEFVKLSAASAVMLCLETWYFQVLVLIAGLLKNPELTLDSLSVCMSVNGLVFMVSIGFNAAASVRVGNELGAGNPKSAAFSVLVVTVVSFAIAVVEAIVVLCLRHVISYAFTTGDVVAEAVSELSPFLAVTLILNGIQPVLSGVAVGCGWQSFVAYVNVGCYYIVGIPLGCLLGFKFDLGAKGIWSGMIGGTAMQTFILLWVTFRTDWNKEVEKSRARLEKWESTKEPLLKS
- the LOC116030106 gene encoding protein DETOXIFICATION 40-like, which codes for MAGHGGSSELEKVLSDTELPYLKRLKSASWIELRLLFRLAAPAIMVYLINNSMSLSTRIFSGQLGNLQLAAASLGNQGIQLFAYGLMLGMGSAVETLCGQAFGAQRYDMLGVYLQRATVVLTITGIPLTVVYLFSRQLLLALGEPKTVAYYAALFVYGLIPQIFAYAVNFPIQKFLQAQSIVAPSALISLGTLFLHLLLSWVFVYEVGLGLIGASLVLSFSWWVIVGGQFVYILKSDKCKVTWTGFRPEAFAGLWEFVKLSAASAVMLCLETWYFQVLVLLAGLLKNPELALDSLSVCMGVSALLFMVSIGFNAAASVRVGNEVGAGNPKSAAFSVLVVTVISAAIAVVEAIIVLCLRHVISYAFTTGDTVAEAVSELCPYLAVTLILNGIQPVLSGVAVGCGWQSFVAYVNVGCYYIVGIPLGCLLGFKFDLGAKGIWSGMIGGTAMQTFILLWVTFRTDWNKEVEKARARLDKWESTKEPLLKN